In Brassica napus cultivar Da-Ae chromosome A3, Da-Ae, whole genome shotgun sequence, the sequence CTACGCAAGACAGCTAACCACGCAAGACAGCTAACCACTCATGACAGCTAAACTACTCAATACGCGATATCTAACCTACTCAATACCTCATAACATTTCAGACATAAGCTTGAGTTTAAGAGATGTTTCCATCTCAGTGAGTGGATCTTTCTTGGCCAGTAAACGATCAAGCAGTTTCTGCttagagagtttttgtttcactTCCATGATAGCCTGTAACTGTGACAACTCCTCTTCTTTAccactcttcttcctcttaaAAGAAGCCTTAGCAGCCTTGACCCCAACAGGTCTACCCTCCGGTTCTCCCACTTCATCTTCTGTATCACCTCCAACACATGTTTGCGCTTTTCCTTCCCAACGTTCTTAGGCAGACAGGTTGAACACTATTTCTGGTCACGCCTCAGCTCCCTCCAGGCATGTTCGAGGCTGAACTTGAGGGAGTAAGCATTGAAGAAATAGTCTAGCGCagctttcatcacatcatcGTCATTTTGACCACTTTTATGCTCTCTCAGAGCCGCATTGTAGCATCCAACGAACTGGCTGACCTGCTCGTTGATCCTACCCCACCTCTGCTTGCACTGAACAAGCCCTCTAGGTACTGTCCCAACCAGATGAGGGCTTGCGTTGTAGTAATCTACAATCCTCTTCCAGAAAGCACCAACTTTCTGCTCATTGCCGGTAACAGCATCTTTACTGGTGTTAAGCCAAGCACCAAAAAGGATTTTATCCTCTTTCGGCGACCATTTCCTCCTCACCTTGACAGCAGACTCGACAACAGATTCATCAGGACCTTGGCTATCGAACCAAACAGGTTCGGGTGATTCAAGGACAACTGAACTTTGACTGTTTAAAAGGTTAACATAACTAGTTGTGTTATACATGGTTAGAGATTGGTGTGTGTCGCATTCAAAGGCAATAAAATCAGAGGCTTAAGTAAGTTAGCTTTAACTACGAAGCATTCAAAGGCAATAAACTCAAAGCAGATAGGAAGGTAGAAAGCAAGCAACTATCATTTAACACCAATCAAATCAGACTAACACCGTATTCTATCAttgtaaaacatttaaaaccATCAAATCTAAGGAGTTAGGAAG encodes:
- the LOC125607241 gene encoding glutathione S-transferase T3-like, with translation MYNTTSYVNLLNSQSSVVLESPEPVWFDSQGPDESVVESAVKVRRKWSPKEDKILFGAWLNTSKDAVTGNEQKVGAFWKRIVDYYNASPHLVGTVPRGLVQCKQRWGRINEQVSQFVGCYNAALREHKSGQNDDDVMKAALDYFFNAYSLKFSLEHAWRELRRKAQTCVGGDTEDEVGEPEGRPVGVKAAKASFKRKKSGKEEELSQLQAIMEVKQKLSKQKLLDRLLAKKDPLTEMETSLKLKLMSEML